A part of Pararhizobium sp. A13 genomic DNA contains:
- a CDS encoding EF-hand domain-containing protein, which translates to MKKAAMIATFLLCQTVLAGAQDQTASMYQGQKDRLDSNSNGTVERSEYQVFMTTAFTSLDKNKDGSLQAAEVNKVLTTQQFALSDANRDGVVGQSEFMDRVMNDFTAADRSGDGNLQ; encoded by the coding sequence ATGAAAAAGGCAGCCATGATCGCGACATTCCTCCTGTGCCAGACCGTTTTGGCTGGCGCGCAGGACCAGACGGCGTCCATGTACCAGGGGCAGAAGGACCGGCTTGACAGCAATTCCAACGGGACCGTCGAACGCTCGGAATATCAGGTCTTCATGACGACGGCGTTCACAAGCCTGGACAAGAACAAGGATGGCAGCTTGCAAGCTGCCGAAGTGAACAAGGTCTTGACCACCCAGCAATTCGCCCTCAGCGACGCCAACCGTGACGGTGTCGTTGGCCAGAGCGAATTCATGGATCGGGTCATGAATGACTTCACCGCGGCCGATCGCAGCGGGGACGGCAATCTGCAGTAA
- the ftsZ gene encoding cell division protein FtsZ, protein MSEIKKPVISEMRPKITVIGVGGGGGNAINNMIAEGLQGADFVAANTDAQALTMSKAPRLIQLGAQVTEGLGAGSLPEVGRAAAEESIDEIMDHLGGTHMCFVTAGMGGGTGTGAAPVIAAAARKAGILTVGVVTKPFSFEGKRRMQAAEEGIERLREAADTVIVIPNQNLFRIADAKTTFADAFVIADRVLYSGVGCITDLIVKEGLINLDFADVKSVMKGMGRAMMGTGEAIGDGRASKAAEAAIANPLLSEVSMKGAKGVLISISGGSDMTLFEVDEAATRIREEVYEDADIVVGAIFDKGLDGVFRVSVVATGLDQHAPGSEVSTIATQPAQARTLQ, encoded by the coding sequence ATGTCAGAGATCAAGAAACCCGTGATTTCGGAGATGAGACCGAAGATCACTGTCATCGGCGTCGGCGGCGGCGGCGGCAACGCCATCAACAACATGATCGCCGAAGGCCTTCAGGGCGCCGACTTCGTTGCCGCCAACACGGATGCGCAGGCGCTCACCATGTCGAAGGCGCCGCGGCTGATCCAGCTTGGCGCGCAGGTGACCGAAGGGCTCGGCGCCGGCTCGCTGCCGGAAGTCGGCCGCGCGGCGGCGGAAGAATCGATCGACGAGATCATGGATCATCTTGGCGGCACGCATATGTGCTTCGTCACCGCCGGCATGGGCGGTGGCACGGGAACGGGCGCCGCCCCAGTGATCGCCGCCGCCGCCCGCAAGGCCGGTATCCTGACCGTCGGCGTCGTCACCAAGCCGTTCAGCTTCGAAGGCAAGCGGCGTATGCAGGCAGCCGAGGAAGGCATCGAACGGCTGCGCGAAGCGGCCGACACCGTGATCGTCATCCCCAATCAGAACCTCTTCCGTATCGCCGATGCGAAGACCACCTTTGCCGATGCCTTCGTCATCGCCGACCGCGTTCTCTATTCGGGTGTCGGCTGCATCACCGACCTGATCGTCAAGGAAGGCCTGATCAACCTCGACTTCGCCGACGTCAAATCGGTGATGAAGGGCATGGGCCGGGCAATGATGGGAACCGGCGAAGCGATCGGCGACGGCCGCGCCTCCAAGGCTGCCGAGGCGGCGATCGCCAATCCGCTGCTCAGCGAAGTGTCGATGAAGGGCGCCAAGGGCGTACTGATCTCGATTTCCGGCGGCTCCGACATGACGCTGTTCGAAGTGGACGAGGCAGCGACCCGCATTCGCGAGGAGGTCTACGAGGACGCCGACATCGTCGTCGGCGCAATCTTCGACAAGGGCCTGGACGGCGTGTTCCGCGTTTCGGTCGTGGCCACAGGGCTCGATCAGCACGCGCCGGGCAGCGAAGTTTCGACCATCGCGACACAGCCGGCGCAGGCGCGGACACTGCAATAA
- a CDS encoding DUF2867 domain-containing protein, translating to MVPRNHPVPVTLPHPALPNADWADCYELWVQGKALTATSAAEQTLGDFPAWVRALMWLRNAMVSPFGLKGSGHHPATPQDMIGFFPVLSRSDEQIVLGFDDTHLDFRIVADIRQVGDAEQIVSVTTLVYRKILMGKIYIAVITPFHRLIVRTMLQRLSRPAVQANG from the coding sequence ATGGTGCCGCGCAATCATCCAGTCCCCGTCACCTTGCCGCATCCGGCGCTGCCTAATGCCGACTGGGCGGATTGTTATGAATTGTGGGTTCAGGGCAAGGCACTGACGGCCACATCCGCCGCCGAGCAAACATTGGGTGATTTTCCAGCCTGGGTCCGCGCCTTGATGTGGCTGCGCAATGCGATGGTCAGCCCCTTCGGCCTGAAGGGCTCTGGTCATCATCCGGCAACCCCGCAGGATATGATCGGCTTCTTTCCTGTCCTATCCCGGTCGGACGAACAGATTGTCCTCGGCTTCGATGACACCCATCTGGATTTCCGCATCGTCGCGGATATTCGTCAAGTCGGAGATGCGGAACAGATCGTCAGCGTGACGACGCTGGTCTACCGAAAAATCCTTATGGGCAAGATCTACATCGCCGTGATCACGCCCTTCCACCGGTTGATCGTCCGCACGATGCTGCAGCGGTTGTCCCGCCCCGCGGTCCAGGCGAACGGATAG
- the lpdA gene encoding dihydrolipoyl dehydrogenase: MAYDLIVIGTGPGGYVCAIKAAQLGLKVGVIEKRATYGGTCLNVGCIPSKALLHASEVFHQTAHGIDALGVEVPAPKLNLEKMLAHKDATVKSNVDGVAFLFKKNKIDAFQGTGKVLGEGKVSVTNDKGEEQVIETKNIVIATGSDVAGIPGVQVEIDEKVIISSTGGIALEKVPATMVVVGGGVIGLELGSVWSRLGAKVTVVEYLDMILGGMDGEVAKQFQRMLAKQGVDIKLGAKVTGVEKSGAGAKVTFEPVKGGDAATIDADVVLIATGRKPFTDGLGLAKAGVVMDTRGRVEINNHFQTSIPGIYAIGDVVRGPMLAHKAEDEGVAVAEIIAGQAGHVNYDVIPSVVYTQPEVASVGKTEEELKAAGIAYKVGKFPFTANGRARAMLATDGFVKILADQATDRVLGGHIVGFGAGEMIHEIAVLMEFGGSSEDLGRTCHAHPTMSEAVKEAALSTFAKPIHM, encoded by the coding sequence ATGGCTTATGATCTCATTGTTATCGGCACCGGACCCGGCGGCTATGTCTGCGCCATCAAGGCAGCCCAGCTCGGCCTGAAGGTCGGCGTCATCGAAAAGCGCGCCACCTATGGCGGCACCTGCTTGAACGTCGGCTGCATTCCCTCGAAGGCCCTGCTGCATGCCTCGGAAGTCTTCCACCAGACCGCTCATGGCATCGATGCGCTCGGCGTCGAGGTGCCGGCTCCGAAGCTGAACCTTGAGAAGATGCTCGCCCACAAGGATGCGACGGTAAAGTCGAACGTCGACGGCGTCGCCTTCCTGTTCAAGAAGAACAAGATCGATGCGTTCCAGGGCACCGGCAAGGTTCTTGGCGAAGGCAAGGTCTCCGTCACCAACGACAAGGGCGAAGAGCAGGTCATCGAGACGAAGAACATCGTCATCGCCACCGGCTCCGATGTTGCCGGCATTCCGGGCGTCCAGGTCGAGATCGACGAGAAGGTCATCATCTCCTCCACCGGCGGGATCGCGCTGGAGAAGGTTCCTGCCACCATGGTCGTCGTCGGCGGCGGCGTCATCGGCCTCGAGCTCGGTTCGGTCTGGTCGCGCCTCGGCGCCAAGGTGACCGTGGTCGAGTATCTCGACATGATCCTCGGCGGCATGGACGGCGAAGTCGCCAAGCAGTTCCAGCGCATGCTTGCCAAGCAGGGCGTCGATATCAAGCTCGGCGCGAAAGTGACCGGCGTTGAAAAGTCGGGCGCCGGCGCGAAGGTGACCTTCGAGCCGGTCAAGGGCGGCGATGCGGCGACGATCGATGCCGATGTCGTCCTGATCGCCACCGGCCGCAAGCCGTTCACCGATGGCCTCGGCCTCGCCAAGGCCGGCGTCGTCATGGATACGCGCGGCCGCGTCGAGATCAACAACCATTTCCAGACCAGCATTCCTGGCATCTATGCGATCGGCGACGTCGTGCGCGGCCCGATGCTCGCCCACAAGGCGGAAGACGAGGGTGTCGCCGTTGCCGAGATCATCGCCGGCCAGGCAGGCCACGTGAACTATGACGTCATCCCGAGCGTCGTCTACACCCAGCCGGAAGTGGCCTCCGTCGGCAAGACCGAGGAAGAGCTGAAGGCGGCAGGCATCGCCTACAAGGTCGGCAAGTTCCCGTTCACCGCCAACGGCCGCGCCCGCGCCATGCTGGCCACCGACGGCTTCGTCAAGATCCTCGCCGATCAGGCCACCGACCGCGTTCTCGGCGGTCACATCGTCGGCTTCGGTGCCGGCGAGATGATCCATGAAATCGCCGTTCTGATGGAATTCGGCGGCTCCTCGGAAGACCTCGGCCGCACCTGCCACGCCCACCCGACCATGTCGGAAGCGGTCAAGGAAGCGGCTCTGTCGACCTTCGCAAAGCCGATCCATATGTAA